The nucleotide window GATGACGGTGAGCACGGGGGCGCGGTCTTCGCCCGCCTCCTCGGCTTCGAGTAGCTCCTCCAGCTCGTCCACGTCGTCGATGCCCTGGACCTTGGGGCCGAGTTCCGAGATGTCGTACTCAGCGGGGTCGAACGGGGGCACGGTCAGTCACCCCCCGCGTACGGCGCGAGTTCGTCCACGAGCCCGGCCATCGCGTCGGCGTCCTCGGGGTCGACGACGGTCGCCTCGCGCTCGGAGGGCGCCTTCGGGATGGGGTCGACGGAGCTCACGATGGTCGGCGAGCCGTCCAGTCCGACGTAGTCCGGGTCGAGGTTCAGTTCCTCGTGGTCCCACATCGTCAACTGGTCCTCGAACGACCCCGCCCGCTCGCGCGCCTCCGCCCGCAGGCGCTTTCGCTCGAGCCGGTGTCGGGCCGTGCGGTAGGACGGCTCGAACTCCGGGTCGGCGACGATGAACGCCGGTAGCGGCGCCTCGACGGTCTCGATCTCGGAGACGTCGCCCTCGACGAGCCGCTTCGCGCGGACCCGCTTGGCCTCGGGGTCGACGTCGAGCGCGATGACGTGGGTGATGATCGGCATGTCGAGCCCCCAGCACGTCTGCGGCCCGGTGTGGCCCGTCTCCCCGTCGGCGGTCTTGAACCCCGCGAAGACGAGGCTCGGCTCGCCGAGGTGCTGGATCGCCGTGGCGAGCGTGATTGCCGTCGCCCAGGTGTCGGCCGCGGCAAACTGCTTGTCCGAGATGAGGTAGAGGTCGTCCGCGTACACGGACTCCATCGCCTCCCGCAGCACGTCCTTGTAGCCCGGCGGGCCCATGCTCATCACGTCCACCTGTCCCCCGTGCCGAACGCGCGTCTGCAACGCCGCGCGAAGGGCGTGCTCGTCGTTCGGATTCATCGTCGTCGGGGTGTTCCCGCGCTCGAGGTGGCCGTCCTCGTCGAACGACACCATCCCCTCGCGGAAGTCGGGAACGCCCTTCGTCAGAACTACCGTGTGCATTGGAAACACTCGTCGCCCCCGAGTTTCTAACGAAAATTAATAACTGTTGCTCCGCCAACGGGCGAGATCGACGGATCTGAACCCGGAGGCGCCGCTACTCGGGGTTCGAACGGTCCGCCGTTCGGTTGCCGTCCTCGCTCGCACCGGCCGAGGCGACGCCTCGGTCAGAGCCGCCCGGCCCGGCCGGCGTCGACGTCGATGGCGTCCACCGGGCAGACGTCGACGCAGATCATGCAGTCGATGCACTGGTCCTCGTTCGCGGGGTCCGCCTTCAGTTCGCTCTCCGGGTGGCCCGGCGTGTCGACCCACTCGAACACGTCGACCGGGCAGTCGTCGATACAGGCGCCGTCCCCGAGGCAGATGTCGAAGTCCACCGCGACGTGCGTACCGTGGATGCCGAGGGTCTCCGGCTCCTCCACCGGTCCCCACACCTGGTGGCCCTCGTGTTCCTCGGCTACCTCACGGTTGTCCTCGAAGTTCGGGTCGATGGCCATTGCTACCTCACCACAGACCTCCAACCCTCATTAAAGTCCCGGCAAATCCCTGCTCGAATCGGCCGTGGACACGGATCGATCGCTGATCGGAATCCGTCTCGGACAGCACGTCGGCGACGAACGGGGACGGAAAGAGCCAACTCGCCCTCCCCGCTACTGGGGAGCATGTCGCTGTCAGCGGCGGTCGAGGCCCTCCGCACGGAGGCACGCGCGACGGACCAGCGACGGCTCCTCGTCGTCCACGGCGGCCGCGACGCCTGCATCGACGCCGCCTACACCGCCCTCGACGCCGCCGACGTGGACGCGGACGACGCCACCCTCCTGACGACCCGGGAGGGGTTCGCGTACGACCGCCTGCGGCCGAAACACGCCCGCCGGTTGCTCGGCACGACGCGGGACGCCGTCGTCCTGGACGCCTTCGAGGAGTTCTCGGCGAACGCGCTCGGCCAGACGATCGGCGCGGTCGACGGCGGCGGCCTCTACCTGCTCCTCGCGCCGCCGCTCGACGACTGGCCGGACCGCCGGGACGACTTCGACGAGTCGCTCGCCGTCCCGCCGTACACCGTCGACGACGTGACGAGCCGGTTCCGGCGGCGCCTCGTTACGACGCTCCGTCAACACCCTGGAGTCGCGATCTACGACACGGACGACGACCGGCTGGAACGGGACGGCCTCATGGGCGAGGGCGCTCCGCCGGTATCGCCCGAACCGACGACGCCGGCGGATCACGCGTTCCCCGAAGCCGCCTACGCGTCGTGTCTCACGAGGGACCAGTCGCGGGCGGTCCAGTCGCTCGAACGTCTCCGCGAGAACGGAAGCGCGGTCGTGCTCGAAGCCGACCGAGGACGAGGCAAGTCGAGCGCCGCCGGGCTCGCTGCCGGGAGCCTCGCGGCCGAAGGCCGTGACGTCCTGGTCTCGGCACCGGGATTCCGCGGCGCCGAGGCGCTGTTCGACCGCGCCCGCGAACTCCTCGACGCCGAGGGCGTTCTGGCGGACGACGAGGAGCGGCGACTGCGTGCGACAACCGGAGGGACAGTCCGATTCCTCGCTCCCGCCGACGCGGTCGAGGAAGCGACCGAGGCGGACGTCGTGATGGTCGACGAGGCGGCCGCGCTCCCGGTCCGGCTCCTCGAACGCTTCCTCGACGCCCCGTCCGTCGCTTTCGTGACGACGGTCCACGGCTACGAGGGCGCCGGCCGGGGGTTCTCGGTCCGCTTCCGCGACCGGCTCCGGCGGTCGCGCCACGACGTGACCGAACTCCGCCTGGAGGACCCGATCCGGTACGCCCGGGGCGACCCGGTGGAGTCCTGGGCGTTCAGGGCGCTGCTCCTCGACGCGCGGCCCGCGGTCGACGAGGCGGTCGAGGGCGCCGACCCGGAGTCGGCCCGTTTCCGGGCCGTCTCGGCGGAGGAACTCGCGTCGGACGAGCACCTCCTCGGGGAGGCGTTCGGCCTGCTCGTGCTCGCCCACTACCGGACGGAACCGGACGACCTCGTCCGCCTGCTCGACGCGCCGAACCTCTCCCTCCGGGCGCTCACCCACGACGGCCACGTAGTCTCCGTCGCGCTGCTCGCGCGGGAGGGCGGCCTCGACGAATCGACGCGGGAGTCGATGTACGACGGCGCCCGCGTCAGGGGGAACATGATCCCAGACGTGCTGACGAGCCAGCTCCGGGACCGCGAGGCGGCCGCGCCCGTCGGCTACCGCGTGATGCGCATCGCGACCCACCACGCGGTCCGATCGGAGGGGCTCGGCTCGCGGCTCCTCTCCGGGATCCACGACGAGATCGGGGCCGAAGTCGACTACCTCGGGACCGGCTTCGGCGCGACGCCCGAACTGCTCCGCTTCTGGCGCCGGAACGGCTACCGGACGGTCCACCTCGCGACCACCAGGAACGAGGCCAGCGGCGAGCACTCGGCCGTGATGCTCAGGCCCGTGACCGACGCCGGGGTCGCCCTCCACGACCGCAACGCGGGCCGGTTCCGGGGCCGGGTCGAGGCGGCGCTCTCGGACGCGCTCCGGGACGTCGACGCCGACGTCGTTCGGGGGGCCCTCCGCGCCTGCGACGCCGACGCCGCGCCGCTGCTCGACCTCTCCGAGTACGAGTGGCGCGTCGTCGTCGGTGCCTCCTACGGCCCGGGGCTGTACGACGCCGCGCCGCGACCCTTCCGCCGCCTCGCGATGGCACACCTGCTCGACGACCGCGCGCCGCTCGACCCCCGCGCCGAGCGACTTCTGGTCCGGAAAGTGCTCCAGGCCCGTCCCTGGCAACAGGTCGCCGACGAACTGGAGTTCGTCTCGACCGGGCAGTGCATGCGATCGCTCGGGGCGGCGTACCGCCACCTCGTCGACGAGTACGGTGGCGAAGTCGCGCTCGAGGAACGGGAGCGGTACGAGTAGAAGAAACGGTACGATTTGGGAGATTCGAGTAGTCGTGGACGGGTTGGTACGTCCTACTGTCGCGGCCGGGTCGAGATATCCCCGAACCGATTTGGGACCGAACCGACGTACTTCGATGCCACCGCCACTGAAACGACGTCCCTGGAACCACCCTGGCCGGGAGATTCATCGGGGTCCGGGTCGTCGGGGCCACCATGGTCGATCTGGTCACCGGGGTCGCCCTCCTGCTCCTCCTCGTGGCCGTCGCGGGAAGCCTGCTGCCGCTTGTCCCGTCCGGCCTGACCGCGCTGGCGGGCGTCTACGGCTACTACTTCTTCGCCCCGGGCGCCGGGGAGGACATGGGCCTCTGGCTCCTCGCGGGGTTCACCGTCGTCGGGCTCGTCACGGCGCTGGTGG belongs to Halorarum halophilum and includes:
- a CDS encoding 4Fe-4S dicluster domain-containing protein, whose amino-acid sequence is MAIDPNFEDNREVAEEHEGHQVWGPVEEPETLGIHGTHVAVDFDICLGDGACIDDCPVDVFEWVDTPGHPESELKADPANEDQCIDCMICVDVCPVDAIDVDAGRAGRL
- a CDS encoding electron transfer flavoprotein subunit beta/FixA family protein — its product is MHTVVLTKGVPDFREGMVSFDEDGHLERGNTPTTMNPNDEHALRAALQTRVRHGGQVDVMSMGPPGYKDVLREAMESVYADDLYLISDKQFAAADTWATAITLATAIQHLGEPSLVFAGFKTADGETGHTGPQTCWGLDMPIITHVIALDVDPEAKRVRAKRLVEGDVSEIETVEAPLPAFIVADPEFEPSYRTARHRLERKRLRAEARERAGSFEDQLTMWDHEELNLDPDYVGLDGSPTIVSSVDPIPKAPSEREATVVDPEDADAMAGLVDELAPYAGGD
- the tmcA gene encoding tRNA(Met) cytidine acetyltransferase TmcA codes for the protein MSLSAAVEALRTEARATDQRRLLVVHGGRDACIDAAYTALDAADVDADDATLLTTREGFAYDRLRPKHARRLLGTTRDAVVLDAFEEFSANALGQTIGAVDGGGLYLLLAPPLDDWPDRRDDFDESLAVPPYTVDDVTSRFRRRLVTTLRQHPGVAIYDTDDDRLERDGLMGEGAPPVSPEPTTPADHAFPEAAYASCLTRDQSRAVQSLERLRENGSAVVLEADRGRGKSSAAGLAAGSLAAEGRDVLVSAPGFRGAEALFDRARELLDAEGVLADDEERRLRATTGGTVRFLAPADAVEEATEADVVMVDEAAALPVRLLERFLDAPSVAFVTTVHGYEGAGRGFSVRFRDRLRRSRHDVTELRLEDPIRYARGDPVESWAFRALLLDARPAVDEAVEGADPESARFRAVSAEELASDEHLLGEAFGLLVLAHYRTEPDDLVRLLDAPNLSLRALTHDGHVVSVALLAREGGLDESTRESMYDGARVRGNMIPDVLTSQLRDREAAAPVGYRVMRIATHHAVRSEGLGSRLLSGIHDEIGAEVDYLGTGFGATPELLRFWRRNGYRTVHLATTRNEASGEHSAVMLRPVTDAGVALHDRNAGRFRGRVEAALSDALRDVDADVVRGALRACDADAAPLLDLSEYEWRVVVGASYGPGLYDAAPRPFRRLAMAHLLDDRAPLDPRAERLLVRKVLQARPWQQVADELEFVSTGQCMRSLGAAYRHLVDEYGGEVALEERERYE